A window of Campylobacter cuniculorum DSM 23162 = LMG 24588 contains these coding sequences:
- a CDS encoding GNAT family N-acetyltransferase, translating into MIIRAMKKSDYKAVYKLWCEIKGFGLRSIDDSEENILNFLERNPNLSAVAEIEGEIVGSILCGHDGRTGGFYHVCVHSNHRKKGIAHEMTRFCLEALKREKINKIALIAFKRNDLGNEFWRHYGFTLREDANYYDLSLNNANLTNFNE; encoded by the coding sequence ATGATCATAAGAGCAATGAAAAAAAGCGATTATAAAGCGGTTTATAAACTTTGGTGTGAGATTAAAGGTTTTGGACTTAGAAGCATTGATGATAGCGAAGAAAATATACTCAATTTTTTGGAAAGGAATCCAAATTTAAGTGCGGTTGCAGAGATTGAAGGCGAGATTGTAGGAAGCATACTTTGCGGACATGATGGACGCACGGGCGGATTTTATCATGTTTGTGTGCATTCTAATCATCGAAAAAAAGGCATAGCTCACGAAATGACTCGTTTTTGTTTGGAGGCTTTAAAACGTGAAAAAATCAATAAAATCGCACTCATTGCTTTTAAACGCAATGATTTAGGAAACGAATTTTGGAGACATTATGGCTTTACTTTAAGAGAGGACGCAAATTATTATGATTTGTCTTTAAACAATGCAAATTTGACGAATTTTAATGAGTGA
- the argC gene encoding N-acetyl-gamma-glutamyl-phosphate reductase, which produces MKLKIGILGASGYVGSELVRLLLLHSKVEIVYLGSKNHRGEKYNKLYPNFNFDLLFEDENLDNLDKKIDVLFTATPHEFTAKILNENLLSKMKIIDLSADFRLKNPQDYEKWYHFSHSNLQLLDSAVYGLCELYEEKIKKANFIANPGCYTTCSILSLYPLIKEDIIDLDFIIIDAKSGVSGAGRGVKIENLFCEVNENFKAYGICTHRHTPEIEEQLSLAAGRKITLQFTPHLVPMQRGILTSSYVKPKINLSDEELRKIYEKYYKNKKFIRLLAPQLFPQTRWVKNTNFVDINFSIDKRTGFIVIISALDNLIKGAAGQAIQNMNLMFGFDEDEGLKFLANI; this is translated from the coding sequence ATGAAATTAAAAATAGGAATTTTAGGAGCGAGCGGATATGTAGGAAGTGAGCTCGTGCGTTTGTTGCTTTTGCATTCTAAGGTTGAGATTGTTTATTTGGGTTCTAAGAATCATAGGGGAGAAAAATACAACAAACTTTATCCAAATTTTAATTTTGATTTGCTTTTTGAAGATGAAAATTTAGACAATTTGGATAAAAAAATTGATGTTTTATTCACTGCAACTCCGCACGAATTCACAGCAAAGATTTTAAATGAAAATTTACTTTCAAAAATGAAAATCATTGATTTAAGTGCAGATTTTCGGCTTAAAAATCCACAGGATTATGAAAAATGGTATCATTTTTCTCATAGCAATTTACAGCTTTTAGATTCTGCTGTTTATGGGCTTTGTGAGCTTTATGAGGAAAAAATTAAGAAGGCAAATTTTATAGCCAATCCGGGTTGTTATACAACTTGTTCTATATTGAGTCTTTATCCTTTAATAAAGGAAGATATTATAGATTTGGATTTTATCATTATTGATGCAAAAAGCGGTGTGAGCGGAGCTGGACGCGGGGTAAAAATTGAGAATCTTTTTTGTGAGGTTAATGAAAATTTCAAGGCTTATGGAATTTGCACACACAGACATACGCCCGAGATTGAAGAGCAATTAAGCCTTGCAGCAGGGCGAAAAATCACTCTACAATTCACCCCCCATCTTGTGCCTATGCAAAGAGGTATTTTAACGAGTTCTTATGTAAAACCTAAGATAAATTTAAGCGATGAAGAGCTTAGAAAAATTTATGAAAAATACTATAAAAACAAGAAATTTATAAGACTTTTAGCACCGCAATTATTTCCTCAAACGCGGTGGGTTAAAAATACTAATTTCGTGGATATAAATTTTAGCATTGATAAACGCACAGGTTTTATTGTCATCATCAGTGCTTTAGACAATCTCATCAAAGGTGCGGCAGGACAAGCGATTCAAAATATGAATTTAATGTTTGGTTTTGATGAGGATGAGGGACTTAAATTTTTAGCAAATATATAA
- a CDS encoding DNA adenine methylase has protein sequence MQESPRFLKEQIITYLGNKRALLGFLSQGFEFAKKELKTEKISFLDMFSGSGIVSRFAKSYANFIIANDLELYSKIINECYLQNKSRTLQKELKNYHHLLTHDLELQKGFITELYAPKDAQNIQKNERVFYTLRNAMYIDSMRAKIDAQIPKELSHFFIAPLLYEASVHSNTSGVFKGFYKGKDGRGKFGGEAGNALGRILGDISLKMPIFSNFNCEFKVLQKDANILAKELDFVDVAYLDPPYNQHPYGSNYFMLNLIAAYQKPKNISHISGIPKLWNRSVYNRQKDAEDSLFELILTLKAKVILLSYNCEGFVKKEQFIKKLKTLGKCEILEQKYNTFRGSRNLKNRPMHIHEQLYVLKKSKI, from the coding sequence CTTAAAACAGAAAAAATCAGCTTTTTGGATATGTTTAGCGGTTCAGGCATTGTCTCTCGTTTTGCAAAATCTTATGCCAATTTTATCATTGCAAATGATTTAGAGCTTTATTCAAAAATCATCAATGAATGTTATTTGCAAAATAAAAGCAGAACTTTGCAAAAAGAGCTTAAAAACTATCATCATTTGCTTACGCATGATTTAGAGCTTCAAAAAGGCTTTATTACAGAGCTTTATGCACCAAAAGACGCACAGAATATACAAAAAAATGAAAGAGTGTTTTACACATTAAGAAATGCAATGTATATCGATAGTATGAGGGCAAAAATTGACGCACAAATCCCCAAAGAATTAAGTCATTTTTTCATCGCTCCCCTGCTCTATGAGGCGAGTGTGCATTCTAATACCAGCGGAGTCTTTAAAGGTTTTTACAAGGGAAAAGACGGCAGAGGTAAATTTGGGGGTGAGGCAGGAAATGCATTGGGGCGAATTTTAGGCGATATTTCTTTAAAAATGCCTATTTTTTCAAATTTTAATTGCGAATTTAAGGTCTTGCAAAAAGATGCAAATATCTTGGCTAAAGAGCTTGATTTTGTCGATGTGGCTTATCTTGATCCCCCTTATAATCAACATCCTTATGGTTCAAATTATTTTATGCTCAATTTGATTGCAGCTTATCAAAAACCAAAAAATATTTCTCATATAAGCGGTATTCCAAAACTTTGGAATCGCAGTGTTTATAATCGTCAAAAAGACGCGGAAGATTCTCTTTTTGAATTGATTTTAACCTTAAAGGCAAAGGTGATTTTGCTAAGTTATAATTGCGAAGGTTTTGTAAAAAAAGAACAATTTATAAAAAAACTTAAAACTCTTGGAAAATGCGAAATTTTGGAGCAAAAATACAACACCTTTCGTGGCTCAAGAAATCTCAAAAATCGTCCTATGCACATACATGAACAGCTTTATGTTTTAAAAAAATCTAAAATATAA